One segment of Chrysiogenia bacterium DNA contains the following:
- a CDS encoding acyl-CoA dehydrogenase family protein, with protein MIGFGLSDEQKALQELAKDFTENEIIPKAAHYDESAEYPWDIVKKAHEVGLMNLHVPEDFGGLGLGLLDSVIIAEELARGCTGISTAMEGNALASAPVLVAANDDQKKRFLTPLTEEPIMAAYCVTEPAAGSDVAGIKSFAEKKGDEYILSGEKMWITNASVANWYFVLAYTDREAGHRGLTGFLVDAKSEGVQVGKKENNMGQRCSDTRGIRFEEVRIPKENVLGAEGQGFKIAMKAFDITRPEVAMLGVGLARAALEHCVRYSKERQTFGRPIAQHQTIAFMMADMAKNIEAGRLLAYRAAWAFDQGERNSYYASVAKCFNADMAMEAAVNAVQIYGGY; from the coding sequence TCATCCCCAAGGCTGCACACTACGACGAGAGCGCCGAGTATCCCTGGGACATCGTGAAGAAGGCCCACGAAGTCGGCCTGATGAACCTGCATGTACCCGAAGACTTCGGCGGCCTGGGCCTGGGACTGCTGGACTCCGTCATCATTGCCGAAGAGCTCGCCCGCGGCTGCACCGGCATTTCCACCGCCATGGAGGGCAACGCCCTGGCCTCGGCGCCGGTTCTCGTCGCGGCCAATGACGACCAGAAGAAGCGCTTCCTCACCCCGCTTACCGAGGAGCCGATCATGGCTGCCTACTGCGTGACCGAGCCCGCGGCCGGCAGTGACGTGGCCGGCATCAAGAGCTTCGCCGAAAAGAAGGGCGACGAGTACATCCTGAGCGGCGAGAAGATGTGGATCACCAACGCGTCGGTGGCCAACTGGTATTTCGTCCTTGCCTACACCGACCGCGAGGCCGGACACAGGGGCCTGACGGGCTTCCTCGTCGACGCCAAGAGCGAGGGCGTGCAGGTCGGCAAGAAGGAAAACAACATGGGCCAGCGCTGCTCCGACACGCGCGGCATCCGCTTCGAAGAAGTGCGCATTCCCAAGGAGAACGTGTTGGGCGCCGAGGGACAGGGCTTCAAGATCGCCATGAAGGCTTTCGACATCACACGGCCTGAAGTCGCTATGCTCGGCGTGGGCCTGGCGCGCGCGGCCCTCGAACACTGCGTCCGCTACTCCAAGGAACGCCAGACATTCGGTCGCCCCATCGCCCAGCACCAGACCATCGCGTTCATGATGGCGGACATGGCCAAGAACATTGAAGCCGGCCGCCTGCTGGCCTACCGCGCGGCATGGGCCTTCGACCAGGGCGAGCGAAACAGCTACTACGCCAGCGTGGCCAAGTGCTTCAATGCCGACATGGCGATGGAAGCAGCCGTCAACGCCGTGCAGATTTACGGCGGTTACG